Below is a genomic region from Thermostichus vulcanus str. 'Rupite'.
AAGCGGTCGAGCAAACGATGCATGACATCATGTGTAGCGTTAACAGTTGCCATCGATGCTGACTTGTGTGGCCAGGAATACGTGTTCCTGACAACACCTTACCGTTTGCCTTTCTCTCTGAAGTAAAGACAGGGTTATCCCTGGGTTAAGCCTGATAACGCACCCACCTCTCGAAATAGGTTGAAGGGTCTATTCATCCAACTGCCAGGGATCCTGAGCCACCACCTCATCAAAAATCCGAGGTGGACGCACCGCCATCAGCACCCGACCCAAGAGGGGAACTGAGCTTCCTCCTTCCTGCCACTCCACCCCCAGGGATCCTGCTTGATCCACCAAGAAAAAGCCTTCCGATTGCCCCTGACGCTCTGCCCGATCCACCACCAACAGCACCGGATCCTGGGCTTCTTCTGCCGGGATCTCCTGGTTGAGCAGCTTGCCCAGCAGTTGATTCTCAATTTGAATGGCCACCGGATCGCCAGCCGATTGGAGCACCGACCACGCCGGCAATGCCACCCAAGTCTGTTGACCCTGACTGTGGACCCAGCGATAAGGCCCCTCTGGTTCAAAGGTGGCCAGCTGTTCCCACTCTGCAGTAGGTATGGGGAAGGATGCCACCACCGGCAGCAACCGGGGTAGATCCTCTTCCAAGCGAAACACCGATAGCTTAGGCAAGGGTTTGCGCGGTGGGGAGGTGGCCCCTGTGGACAAAAGCTGTTCAATTTGCTGTCGTGCCCCGTCACTGTGGACGTATTGAAAGGCTCGAGCAATGGCACGGGTTCGCTCTTGCCAGTCGCTGGTTTGCCGAGCGGTTTTCCAAGCTTGATAGGCGACTGCATCGCCGGGGTGATCCCCAAACCCTTCCGGGGGCTTCTGCAGTTGGGCGTAATTTTTCACGGCACGAGCGATTTCGTGGGCATCGTCGGCATTTAAGTTGCGACTGAGGATCAGTTCCGCCACTTGCACCCGGTCTTTGGGGGAAAGCATGCGCAATTCGTAGAGAATATCGCTGCCTTTGCGGCCAAAATACTCCAGGATCGCTTGGCTGGCTCCAGCTTTAGCCATACCCTCATAAACTTGAGCAGCCACCACGATTTGGTTTTGGTGAATGGGCTCAAACCCCGTGGCTTCGAAGATCGCCTGTGGAGTCATCTTCTGGCGTTGCAAAGTTTGGCAGGCTTGTGCCCAGTCGAGCCAACTGCCCTCTTTGCGCCGCAGCCGCGTTAACAAAGCATTGGGATCCGCTTCTATAGCAGGGTTTTCTGGCTCGTACTGACTCATCAAAGGTTGGGTTTTCCTGACTAGACAAACTGAACAACACAGGATGCCCCGTTCCCTGGGGGGATGGGCAGCGGGACTGGGAGAGATTCTAAAGATTCTAAATCTTAGTCTCGTAGGGGAAAAATCTCAGGCTCTAAAAGGGTTGCGCCAAGACAGATTCCAGATCCGATCCGGTCGTGATCGCCATCGATGCATAGCCTAGGAGCAGAGGTGGAGTCATTCAGTTGAAGCTGGTTCAAATCCAGCTGCCAAACTTCTAGGCCCTGCAGATCTCCAGCCTTAGGCACCCGTAACCATATCTGTCCTTTCTGCCCCGCCCGCAATACCTCTGCCCCGGCAGGCAGAGACAATTTGGCCAAGGGATCCCCGGCTTCACTATAGAGCCAGAGGTGACCCAAGGCTTCACCTGCGTTGGCTCCCCGACCCACACCCACCCACAATACCCCCCAAGGGGCTTTGCAGATTTGGCGGGGAATCTCGTTGAGAAACCAGTAGCGTACCCGCAAAGGGTTCACCTGCACCGAACACAGGCCATAATAACCCGGCGTACCGTTTGCCCGAGCAAGATGGAGTTCGTTTCCCCGCTGCTTGGGATCCCTCCCCTCAGCCACCAGCAGCCGCTCCCCAAGGCTGATCACCCTGGCCGCCGGATCCAAAGGCAGGCGATAGATCAGGGGGGGGGATCCCGTTTTGGGGGCTAAGCCTGCCTGTTCGGTTGCCAAAGGCAAAAGGTACATGTCCAGGGGGTAACCAGGACGGGAGGAAAGCAGCACCAGATGATCCGCCAGGATGAGCAATTTGGGTGTTCCCCCCTTCCAACCCGGTTGGAGAGCCTGGAGAGGCCAACGGAAGTAACGATGAGAGTCTGGGAATAGAGTGTCTTGGGCAGAGGTCGGGGAATAAGGGTGGAGTTGAATGGCTCCCAACTCGGTTGCGGTTGCCCAAAACAACTGCTGCCGAGCTGGAATCCAGGTGGCTTGCCAATCCTCTTCAAAACTGAGCAGGGTACGAATACGGCCAGGGCTGAGGTGAACCACACTGTTTTTAGAAAGGGCCAAAGCCTCTGGAAAGGTATCCAGAGGGAACAACTGCCGAAGTGGCTCGCTGAGGACGTGACGGTGGAGAGGCGGAGATCCTGTTGAACTGTTTGAGCCGCCCTCCTGTAAACTTTCCAAAGGTAACCATTCCACCGCTTTCTCCGTTGCCCGCAGCAGCAGCGGGGATCCCACGCCCGCCGGATCCTGCAAAACCTGTAGCTGCTGCACGGATGAGGGATCCATACCTGCAAGCGGCAGGTAATCTTCTTTATCTTCATCTTCTTTTTTTTGAGTATCTTCGACAGTTGCTGCCCAAACCTGCACCACCGGGGGTGACAAAGTGGGCAGGCGAGGCCCCACCCAGCAACTGTCGGGCTCTTGCCATTCTTGGGCGAAAACAGCCAGGGCCGAACGCATTTCTGCCGCGGTGCGAAACCGACGCGGGGGCAATTTGCGCAGCGAAACCTCCAAAAGGGTTTGCAGAGGATCGGGAATCCCAGAGGGGCAGACAAACGGTTGATTCAGATGGGCATACATCAGTTGACTAGGGGATCCCGAAAAAGGCCGCTGACCGGTCAGAAGCTCCACCAGGATGATGCCAACGGCGTAAAGATCGGAAGCCGGACTGAAATGTCCATAAAACCGTTCTGGAGCCATATAGGCCGGGGATCCGGTAGCGGTGATTTCTCCGGCAATGGGTTCCGGGTGGCGGGCAATGCCAAAATCCGTCAGTTTCAGCTGCCACCCCTGAGGCGTGGGTTTGAGCAGAATATTCTCCGGCTTGATATCGCAATGGATCACCCCCTGTTGGTGGGCATGGACCAACCCGGCCAAGATTTGATCGGCAAAGCCCAAAACCTGCTTCACCGGTAACCACAGCCCCTGTTCCACCTGGTTGATCAGATCCCGGAGAGTGCCCCCCTCGCAGTACTCCAGCACCAAATATCGTCCCTCCCGAGCATGTTCGAGGGCATAGCAACGGGTGATATTGGGGTGGTTGAGGGTGAGCAGATAGCGCAGTTCCCGCAGCAGGTTGTGGGTGGGAAAGCGCTGGGTTTGCAACTCCTTAAGAGCCACCAACTCCCCTCCCTGGTGCGGACGGGCACAAAGGACCCGGCCATACTGCCCTTGCCCGGCCACACCCAATAGCTGGTAAGTGTCGTGGATGGACTTGTTGGTACGGGCACGTCGGGACACAACCCAAGCCAGAGGGGAATGTGCAGCAGTTTAATCTCTGTCCGGGATCCCTGACATCAGGGGGTTCGCAGATTACAGAATTTTCCCCCAAAAGAGATGGGGATTTCGCAAATTCTAACGAGTTGCCAACTGTTTCAGCAGATCCACCGCATGGGTTTCCACTTTGACCTTGCTGACAATCGCTTCAATCTTGCCTTCCGGGTCGATGACGAAGGTGGTGCGGTGGATACCGTTATACTCCTTACCCATGAACTTTTTCGGGCCAAATACCCCATAGGCTGTGGCCACCTTTGCCCCCTCATCCACCAACAATGGAAAGGGCAACCGCAATTTCTGGGCAAATTTTTGATGGGAACGGGCATCGTCGGCGCTCACCCCCAATAGATGGATCCCTTGCGCCTGATAGTCTGCGTAAGCATCGCGAAAACCACAGGCTTCTTTGGTGCAGCCGGGGGTATTATCACGGGGGTAAAAGTAAAGAACGACCCGCTGCCCGCGCAGATTGCTCAAGGAAACGAGGTTACCCTCAGCATCCGGCAAAGTAAAGTCAGGGGCGGGATCCCCGACAGAAAGGCTCATGGGTGGGATCCCTCCTCAAGCTAATTTCTTGGGGGAGAGGATCATAATGATGTTTCGCCCTTCTTTGCGAGGCGGCTGCTGCATTTCTGCAATATCCTCTAGGTCTTTGAATAGACGATGTAATAGCTCTTCGCCCAACTCGGCGTGTTGAGCTTCCCGACCACGGAACATCACGGTCGCTTTCACCTTGTCTCCATCCGCCATAAATTGCTGGGCACTGCGCAGGCGCACATTGTAATCGTGTTCGCCAATGTTGTAACGAAACTTCACTTCCTTGACTTCAGCAGTGTGTTGTTTCTTGCGCGCCTCCCGTTCTTTTTTCTCTTTCTCAAACTTGAACTTGCCGTAGTCCATAATGCGGCAGACGGGCGGATCCGCTTTGTCGCTTACCAACACCAAATCCAGATCCTTTTCTTCCGCCAAACGCAGGGCTTCACGTGGGCTCATAATCCCCAGTTGCCCACCGTCGGTGTCGATGAGACGGATTTTGGGGAAACGAATGCGCTCGTTAATGTTCGGCAGCTCTGCACGCTGCTTGCGGGGAAAGCGGTCAAATGGACGTTCTAAGGTCAAGTTTTCCTCTCTATGAGATGAACGAAGGGACAGTGAATCTCATCTTGCCGACGCTGACCGATGGGGGTGCGCCCTCAGGGACAAAACATCGGTCAGAAGGGCAAGGCATACTTCACCTATATTAGCTAGCATTTCCTGTTTCGTTCTGGGGTTGTCAAGGCCCGCTCACTTGGGGATTCTGCCAGATTGGGGCTACAACCACGGTAGGATGACCAAAGTAACGATTCTGCTTAGGAGCATCCAAGACTCCGGCGGGATCCAGGTTATTCTTTCCACTGGGGCTAGCGAAGGAGGGCAAGAGCAGTGCAAGTAGGTTTATCACAACGGGAACTGACGGAATTGGCCCAAAAGTCGGCGCAATTAATCCTGAGTGGGCGCGAAGGGGATAGCGAGGCTCTAACTCAGTACAAGTCCTCCGCTCAATTCCGGGCCGGGGTTCAATTGGCTTGTGCCGCCATGGTTTTGGTCTTAGCAGAAAACAATGACCGCATCAGCCAGCAACTGGCCAGCCTGCTCAAAGAGAAGGCCTCTTGAGGAGATTCCATTGGCTCAGGTGCGCAGCGAACGGGACTCGATGGGGGAGCGGCAACTGCCGCAGTCGGTCTATTACGGCATTCAAACCGCCCGCGCGCTAGAGAACTTCCCCATCAGTGGTCTCAAGCCCTTGCCGGAGTATGTGGATGCCTGTCTGCTGATCAAAAAAGCGGCTGCCAAAGTGAACGGAGAGCTGGGTTGTATTCCGGCAGATGTGGCGGAGGCAATTGAACAGGCGGCGGAGGAAATTTTACAGGGATCCCTGCGGGATCAATTCGTGGTGGATGTCTATCAGGCGGGGGCGGGTACCTCCCACCACATGAATGTCAACGAGGTACTGGCCAATCGAGCCTTGGAGATCTTGGGAGAAGCCAAGGGTCGCTACGAGCGGGTCAGCCCCAACGACCACGTCAACTACGGCCAATCCACCAACGATGTCATCCCCACCGCAATGCGGCTAGCGGCGCTGTTGCAGGTGCGGCGGTGCCTACTGCCCACTTTGGAGCACTTGGTGGCGGCGCTTGAGCAAAAAGCAACCGAGTTTCAACCCATCCTAAAAGCCGGTCGCACCCATCTACAGGATGCGGTCCCCATCCGGTTAGGCGATAGCTTTGGTGCTTATGCCGCTATCTTGGCCCAACATCGCCAGTGGATTGAGCAGGCCAGTCAAGCCCTTTGCCAATTGGGTTTGGGGGGGAGTGCTGTGGGGACTGGTCTCAATACCCATCCCCACTACCGGCAACGGGTGATTGCCTACTTGGCCGAGTTGACACAACTGCCCTTGATCCCGGCTCCCCATCCCATGGCGGCGATGCAAAGCATGGCCCCTTTTGTCCATCTGTCGGGATCCCTGCGTAATCTGGCCCAGGACTGCTGCAAACTGGCCAACGATTTGCGCCTCATGGATTCGGGTCCCAAAACCGGCTTTAAAGAGATCCAGCTGCCGCCAGTACAACCGGGATCCTCGATTATGCCGGGCAAGTATAACCCGGTGATGGCAGAAATGCTGAACATGGTCTGCTTTCAGGTGATTGGATTGGATGGGGCAATTACCCTTTGTGCTCAAGCTGGACAATTTGAGCTGAACGTGATGATGCCCCTGATTGCCTACAATCTTCTGCACAGTTTGCAGATCTTGAATAACAGCCTGCGGGTCTTTACGGAGCGCTGCATTCAAGGGATAACAGCCCAACCGGAACGCTGTCGCCACTTTGCGGAAGGAACCCTCGCTTTGGTAACCGCCCTTAACCCCTACATCGGCTATTTACAAGCGGCAGAGGTGGCCAAAACCTCTCTGGAAACGGGGCAATCGATCCGGGAAATTGTTCTAGAGCGCCAGTTGATGACTCCCGAACAGGTGGCGGAGGTTTTGAACCTAGAGGCGATGAGCCAGATGCAATCGTGACTGGAAAACGGGGTGCAAAAGGAAGTCCACACCCTGAACCAGCCCATCCGTTACAGTGGGAGAATACTGCTCCTGAGTGGCCATGACTGTTAGCTCCTATCGCTGGCCCACCCAACACGACTTGCCGGATACGGACGATACCCCCTTGGACAATGAGGATCAAGGCCGCCAATACCCCCTACTACGGGATCCCTTGCTGTTGCACTGGTCAGAACGACAAGACTTTTTTGTTGCCTGCAATATGGGCCTTT
It encodes:
- the infC gene encoding translation initiation factor IF-3; the protein is MPNINERIRFPKIRLIDTDGGQLGIMSPREALRLAEEKDLDLVLVSDKADPPVCRIMDYGKFKFEKEKKEREARKKQHTAEVKEVKFRYNIGEHDYNVRLRSAQQFMADGDKVKATVMFRGREAQHAELGEELLHRLFKDLEDIAEMQQPPRKEGRNIIMILSPKKLA
- a CDS encoding aspartate ammonia-lyase, with the protein product MRSERDSMGERQLPQSVYYGIQTARALENFPISGLKPLPEYVDACLLIKKAAAKVNGELGCIPADVAEAIEQAAEEILQGSLRDQFVVDVYQAGAGTSHHMNVNEVLANRALEILGEAKGRYERVSPNDHVNYGQSTNDVIPTAMRLAALLQVRRCLLPTLEHLVAALEQKATEFQPILKAGRTHLQDAVPIRLGDSFGAYAAILAQHRQWIEQASQALCQLGLGGSAVGTGLNTHPHYRQRVIAYLAELTQLPLIPAPHPMAAMQSMAPFVHLSGSLRNLAQDCCKLANDLRLMDSGPKTGFKEIQLPPVQPGSSIMPGKYNPVMAEMLNMVCFQVIGLDGAITLCAQAGQFELNVMMPLIAYNLLHSLQILNNSLRVFTERCIQGITAQPERCRHFAEGTLALVTALNPYIGYLQAAEVAKTSLETGQSIREIVLERQLMTPEQVAEVLNLEAMSQMQS
- the bcp gene encoding thioredoxin-dependent thiol peroxidase, whose protein sequence is MSLSVGDPAPDFTLPDAEGNLVSLSNLRGQRVVLYFYPRDNTPGCTKEACGFRDAYADYQAQGIHLLGVSADDARSHQKFAQKLRLPFPLLVDEGAKVATAYGVFGPKKFMGKEYNGIHRTTFVIDPEGKIEAIVSKVKVETHAVDLLKQLATR
- a CDS encoding serine/threonine-protein kinase, which translates into the protein MSRRARTNKSIHDTYQLLGVAGQGQYGRVLCARPHQGGELVALKELQTQRFPTHNLLRELRYLLTLNHPNITRCYALEHAREGRYLVLEYCEGGTLRDLINQVEQGLWLPVKQVLGFADQILAGLVHAHQQGVIHCDIKPENILLKPTPQGWQLKLTDFGIARHPEPIAGEITATGSPAYMAPERFYGHFSPASDLYAVGIILVELLTGQRPFSGSPSQLMYAHLNQPFVCPSGIPDPLQTLLEVSLRKLPPRRFRTAAEMRSALAVFAQEWQEPDSCWVGPRLPTLSPPVVQVWAATVEDTQKKEDEDKEDYLPLAGMDPSSVQQLQVLQDPAGVGSPLLLRATEKAVEWLPLESLQEGGSNSSTGSPPLHRHVLSEPLRQLFPLDTFPEALALSKNSVVHLSPGRIRTLLSFEEDWQATWIPARQQLFWATATELGAIQLHPYSPTSAQDTLFPDSHRYFRWPLQALQPGWKGGTPKLLILADHLVLLSSRPGYPLDMYLLPLATEQAGLAPKTGSPPLIYRLPLDPAARVISLGERLLVAEGRDPKQRGNELHLARANGTPGYYGLCSVQVNPLRVRYWFLNEIPRQICKAPWGVLWVGVGRGANAGEALGHLWLYSEAGDPLAKLSLPAGAEVLRAGQKGQIWLRVPKAGDLQGLEVWQLDLNQLQLNDSTSAPRLCIDGDHDRIGSGICLGATLLEPEIFPLRD
- the raf1 gene encoding RuBisCO accumulation factor 1 codes for the protein MSQYEPENPAIEADPNALLTRLRRKEGSWLDWAQACQTLQRQKMTPQAIFEATGFEPIHQNQIVVAAQVYEGMAKAGASQAILEYFGRKGSDILYELRMLSPKDRVQVAELILSRNLNADDAHEIARAVKNYAQLQKPPEGFGDHPGDAVAYQAWKTARQTSDWQERTRAIARAFQYVHSDGARQQIEQLLSTGATSPPRKPLPKLSVFRLEEDLPRLLPVVASFPIPTAEWEQLATFEPEGPYRWVHSQGQQTWVALPAWSVLQSAGDPVAIQIENQLLGKLLNQEIPAEEAQDPVLLVVDRAERQGQSEGFFLVDQAGSLGVEWQEGGSSVPLLGRVLMAVRPPRIFDEVVAQDPWQLDE